The following are from one region of the Anomaloglossus baeobatrachus isolate aAnoBae1 chromosome 1, aAnoBae1.hap1, whole genome shotgun sequence genome:
- the EREG gene encoding proepiregulin has product MNSWRRISHSLAFFCLYILQIVWCQKTTAPSCKPGENCTTTLMPTTDSSKKAMRIVECAEEIRKYCVNGQCLYLLDEDEHYCRCESGYRGLRCANSDIVTSPMNEQCLALTIFLIASLLLAIALVAFFAYKWYALKKSSQPNQKYKGVSTQSR; this is encoded by the exons GTCTGTACATTCTACAGATTGTGTGGTGTCAGAAGACAACTGCTCCTTCATGTAAACCTGGAGAGAACTGCACAACTACTCTAA TGCCTACGACGGACAGTTCCAAAAAGGCAATGAGAATAGTAGAATGCGCAGAAGAAATAAGAAAATACTGTGTAAATGGTCAGTGCTTGTACCTGTTAGATGAGGACGAACACTACTGCAG GTGTGAAAGCGGTTATAGGGGTCTTCGCTGTGCAAACTCCGATATTGTGACATCACCAATGAATGAGCAATGTCTGGCACTCACTATCTTTTTAATAGCATCTCTGCTTCTTGCAATCGCACTGGTAGCGTTTTTTGCATATAAATG GTATGCACTCAAGAAGTCAAGCCAACCCAACCAGAAATACAAAGGAGTCAGTACACAGAGCAGATAG